The Verrucomicrobiia bacterium sequence GAAGACGGGTCCCGATGCCGGCATCTCGAACTCCATCCAGTCCCGGCGCACCTGTTGCCGTTCCTGGTCAGGCGCCTCCACGAGGCGCAGGCCGGCTTCGAGGCGGGAATCCAGTTCGACCGCCTGCACGCGGGCGATCCATCGTTCACCGGGGGTTCCTCCCGCAAAGCGGAACCAGAGGACCTGCGCCGGTGGCAGGCGGCCGTTGATGATGGTTTCCGGCGGCAGGTTGCAGGCGGCGGACAGGACTGTGTTGGTGGCGTCGAGGATCCATTCCGCACCCGCCCCGATCGCGAAGGCCCTGGGGTTGGAGACCCCGAAGCGCCCGGCGACGGCGACATCCACAATCCCGGGGCTCATCCCGGGCGGCACCGTCACCTTGAAATGACCGGGCGCATCAGCCGCCGACGTGGCGCGGATTCGTGGATCGGAAAAGAGGAGTTCGCTTGCTTCGTCGAGATCGGCACCGGCCACGATCACCGGGGTCGTCGCACCGGCCGGGGCACCAGGGGGGAACACCGTCAGCAGGCGGGCCTGGGGCAGGTCTGCGGACAGCCACCATGGAGCTGCAATGGCGGCCACAAAGGCCATTTGCCGGCCGAACGAGGCGGACCTTGTGTCGCTGCGCGGCAGGCCCCCCGGATTCGGGATCACCTTGAGGGAAGCGCCCTCGCAATGGAACCGGCGGCTGAACACGCCGACAGGGACTGGGGAGATTCCGAAAAATTCATCCCGAGGCTTTTCCAGCCGGTGTCATTTCACCGTGTTCACCAGCGGGGCCAGTCCCTGGATCCGCACCTCAAGGCGGTCGCCTGATTCGATGGGCCCGATCCCGGAGGGGGTGCCGGTGAGGATCACGTCGCCCGGCAGCATGGTCATGTTGGTCGAGATGAAGCTGACCAGGTCGAAGCAGTTGAAGATGAGCTGGCTGGTGTTGCTGTTCTGGCGGAGCTGCCCGTTCTGGAAGAGCTGGATGTTCAAATCGTGGGGATCAATCTTCGTCTCAATGTAGGGTCCCAACGGGGTGAAGGTGTCAAAGGACTTGGACCGCGACCACTGGCTCTCGCTGTTCTGGATCGTGCGGTCGGTGACGTCCTGGGCCGCCGTGTAGCCGAAGATATACCGGGCCGCAGCCGCCGGGGTGACATTGCGCATGCGGCGGCCGATGACGATGGTCAGTTCGGCCTCGAAGTCCGTGCGGTGATTCGAGAACGGCACCTCAATCTTGGCGCCGTCGGGGA is a genomic window containing:
- a CDS encoding fumarylacetoacetate hydrolase family protein, whose product is MAAIGRFQKGEEIFHAKVVDGELFKLIGDVYGSPSFEKKPTALKGVKTLVPVVPSKIIAVGLNYADHARETGKPLPKEPLFWLKAPTSLIPDGAKIEVPFSNHRTDFEAELTIVIGRRMRNVTPAAAARYIFGYTAAQDVTDRTIQNSESQWSRSKSFDTFTPLGPYIETKIDPHDLNIQLFQNGQLRQNSNTSQLIFNCFDLVSFISTNMTMLPGDVILTGTPSGIGPIESGDRLEVRIQGLAPLVNTVK